Genomic DNA from Streptomyces sp. PCS3-D2:
GAGCGGGCGGCGAAGGATGCGGGCATCTCGGTCACGACCAAGGAGGTCGAGGACGCCCGCACGGCCCAGGAGGGCGACAGGGGCGCGGCGGCGCTGGAACAGCTGGCCCTGCAGGCCCGTGTCCCGCTGGCGCCCGGGCAGATCGACGAGGACCTGCGCTTCCGGCTGCTGCTCGACAAGCTGAGCGAGCGCTTCGGCGAGGAGAGGATCATCGAGCCGCTCACCCGGGCCGCGGAGGCCCTCCACATCGAGGTGAACCCACGCTACGGGGCCTGGGACGCCAAGCAGGTCGGCCTCGGCCCGGCGGACACGGCGTGGATCACCCAGCGGACCCGGCCCGAGCAGGAACCCGCCGGAGCCTGACCCCTCCCGGCGGAG
This window encodes:
- a CDS encoding SurA N-terminal domain-containing protein gives rise to the protein MHRRTALSVSAALLAAAPLLSACSGETRPGTAAVVGGERITTSALQAQVGDVRAAQNRSEQAATLIANTPQLERIKLGKMIQLRVLERAAKDAGISVTTKEVEDARTAQEGDRGAAALEQLALQARVPLAPGQIDEDLRFRLLLDKLSERFGEERIIEPLTRAAEALHIEVNPRYGAWDAKQVGLGPADTAWITQRTRPEQEPAGA